Proteins encoded in a region of the Oncorhynchus clarkii lewisi isolate Uvic-CL-2024 chromosome 18, UVic_Ocla_1.0, whole genome shotgun sequence genome:
- the LOC139373842 gene encoding XK-related protein 8.3 — MDSPMFSKYSWLDFLFSVVGVCTFLFDVGSDIWVATEFYSRGDFFWFGVLIGLMVLSSVVVQMFSWFWFKYDRELEGFDEQTAKNVLFGGCVKLSFLLHVLQLGFFCRHISAIWQGFRVWWRQEQGSGYVVYLTHDLSMLRLIETFCESAPQLTLMTHIMLHTNKARTVQCVSVVASTTSIAWMVVDYHRSLRSFLPDKAKQGWGSALVYFLWNLLLIAPRVAAVALFATILPSYLAAHFLLIWPVLVFWVWRQETDFMDSAGGEWLYRATVGLIWYFSWFNVAEGGTRRRSIIYHSFMATDGGILLVTWWFYRDPVLTQSYAPILLATLPLTYLMGVLFKTLYYYCFHPTLWMPSAREAGLEEELPDGQEMVFRSIAPQTGTPRFHNKRMASHATHFYSEEEARKPSKINGREANAVV; from the exons ATGGATAGCCCAATGTTTTCGAAGTACTCATGGCTCGATTTTCTTTTCTCGGTAGTCGGTGTGTGTACCTTCTTGTTTGACGTGGGATCCGACATTTGGGTCGCTACGGAGTTCTACTCGCGTGGGGATTTCTTCTGGTTCGGGGTGTTGATCGGCCTTATGGTCCTGTCTTCGGTAGTGGTCCAGATGTTTAGCTGGTTCTGGTTCAAATACGACCGCGAACTGGAGGGCTTCGATGAGCAAACTGCCAAGAATGTCCTCTTTGGAGGCTGCGTCAAACTTTCATTCCTGCTACACGTACTTCAGCTCGGATTCTTTTGCAG acacatctcagccATATGGCAGGGCTTCCGTGTGTGGTGGCGACAGGAGCAGGGCTCGGGGTACGTCGTGTACCTGACTCACGACCTGAGCATGCTGCGCCTCATCGAGACCTTCTGTGAGAGCGCCCCGCAGCTCACCCTCATGACCCACATCATGCTGCACACCAACAAGGCCAGGACGGTACAGT GTGTGAGTGTCGTGGCGTCAACTACCTCCATAGCCTGGATGGTGGTGGATTATCACCGCTCCCTGCGTTCCTTCCTCCCAGACAAGGCCAAGCAGGGCTGGGGCTCCGCCTTGGTCTACTTCCTGTGGAACCTGCTCCTCATCGCGCCGCGCGTGGCAGCAGTCGCCCTCTTCGCCACAATTCTGCCCTCCTACTTGGCTGCCCACTTCCTGCTTATCTGGCCAGTGCTGGTGTTCTGGGTGTGGCGGCAGGAGACAGACTTCATGGACAGCGCCGGCGGAGAATGGCTCTACCGGGCCACCGTAGGTCTCATCTGGTACTTCAGCTGGTTCAACGTGGCGGAGGGAGGGACCAGAAGGAGGAGCATCATATATCACtccttcatggctacggacggaGGGATTCTACTTGTCACATGGTGGTTCTACAGAGACCCGGTCCTGACGCAGTCCTACGCCCCCATCCTGCTGGCCACTCTGCCCCTCACCTACCTGATGGGAGTCCTGTTTAAAACACTCTACTACTACTGTTTCCACCCCACGCTGTGGATGCCCTCCGCCAGGGAGGCAGGGTTAGAAGAGGAGCTGCCTGATGGTCAGGAGATGGTGTTCAGATCCATCGCCCCACAAACTGGTACTCCCCGGTTCCATAACAAGAGGATGGCAAGCCATGCCACTCACTTCTACTCCGAGGAGGAAGCCAGGAAGCCCAGTAAGATAAACGGGCGCGAGGCCAACGCTGTTGTCTGA
- the LOC139373843 gene encoding serine/arginine-rich splicing factor 6-like → MSRVYIGRLSYRAREKDVEKFFKGYGKILEVDLKNGYGFVEFDDPRDADDAVYDLNGKDLCGERVIVEHTKGPRRDGSYGSGGGGGGGGGGGGGGGGGGGRSGGGYGRGGRDRYGPPARTDYRLIVENLSSRCSWQDLKDYMRQAGEVTYADTNKGRRNEGVIEFRLYSDMKRALEKLDGTEVNGRKIRLIEDRPGAKRSKRSYSRSRSRSRSRSHRSRKSRSRSESSSRSRSRGAASRSRSRSHSKKDKDKTKGRREEERTNGAHKAKDVGRSKSRSKSRSKSRSKSRSKSKKTSKKEGKKSRKDESRSRSRSRSRSAAKDRSRKSGSKSREPAKSDNEAAAAEKGAPRSRSHTPTESKPKSKSKSKSPSPSPAKARSRSPSVSRSESRSKSRSASRSRSRSLSES, encoded by the exons ATGTCGAGAGTTTACATCGGAAGATTGAGCTATCGAGCAAGGGAAAAGGACGTCGAGAAGTTCTTCAAAGGCTATGGGAAGATACTTGAAGTTGACCTAAAAAACGG GTATGGGTTTGTTGAATTTGATGACCCCCGCGATGCAGATGATGCTGTGTATGACCTGAATGGGAAAGACCTGTGTGGGGAGAGGGTTATTGTGGAACACACAAAGGGGCCGCGGCGGGATGGCAGCTACGgctcaggaggaggaggaggaggaggaggcggcggcggaggggggggaggaggaggtggtggaagaA GCGGGGGCGGGTATGGGCGTGGTGGCAGAGACAGATATGGCCCACCGGCAAGGACAGACTATCGGCTGATCGTTGAGAACCTGTCCAGTCGCTGCAGCTGGCAGGACCTGAAG GACTACATGAGGCAGGCGGGTGAGGTGACGTATGCTGACACCAATAAAGGACGCAGGAACGAGGGAGTGATAGAGTTCAGGCTGTACTCTGACATGAAGAGAGCCCTGGAGAAGCTGGACGGCACAGAGGTGAACGGCAGGAAGATCCGGCTGATTGAGGACCGCCCCGGGGCCAAGCGCAGCAAGCGCTCTTACTCTCGCAGCCGCTCCAG GTCTCGCTCCAGGAGCCACAGGTCCCGTAAGAGCCGCAGCCGCAGTGAGAGCAGCAGTCGCTCCCGCTCCAG GGGTGCTGCCTCCCGCTCACGTAGTCGCTCCCACAGCAAGAAGGACAAGGACAAGACCAAGGGCCGCAGAGAGGAGGAGCGCACCAACGGTGCACACAAGGCCAAGGATGTGGGCCGCAGTAAGAGCCGCAGTAAGAGCCGCAGTAAGAGCCGCAGTAAGAGCCGCAGTAAGAGCAAAAAGACCAGCAAGAAAGAAGGGAAGAAGAGCAGGAAGGATGAGTCCAGGTCTCGTTCCCGCTCTCGCTCTAGATCAGCAGCCAAGGATCGCTCCAGGAAGTCGGGCTCCAAGAGCCGTGAGCCGGCCAAGAGCGACAACGAGGCAGCTGCAGCCGAGAAGGGGGCTCCCCGCTCTCGCTCCCATACGCCCACTGAATCCAAACCTAAATCCAAGTCAAAGTCCaaatctccatctccctccccggCCAAAGCCCGCTCCCGttccccctccgtctctcgctCAGAGTCCCGCTCCAAATCTCGCTCCGCATCTCGTTCTCGCTCCCGTTCTCTATCAGAGTCCTGA